In the Ostrinia nubilalis chromosome 7, ilOstNubi1.1, whole genome shotgun sequence genome, one interval contains:
- the LOC135073354 gene encoding cyclic AMP response element-binding protein A: MEGYFDNDLKDVFEADIDPDMQEVLDEDSTMNDWLIDSKSGVVLHDRLMTDAALGAAPIKTEHSYSLHSDVESAPSSPHHTKVDDMEDECYPAMPASAWSSRRRSSESPPREVKMEPKSEPESPASSCPPSPTPGTPVTHLDYVIDHTTGTIHMPQAVLQKVGAAGVPQLLLSAAPRLANSLSSNKLSIKVTSSSGASGFNLPPTPPSSLSSSDSEGALSPEHEGATPAPAAAPSRRSHLYVSHHSRQPINTPLISSQPKGSTGTLMLTEEEKRTLLAEGYPVPTRLPLTKAEEKSLKKIRRKIKNKISAQESRRKKKEYMDQLERKVEILVSENSDYRKRVETLEQKNASLLSQLAALQALVTRGRK, encoded by the exons GACATGCAAGAAGTTCTCGACGAGGACTCCACTATGAACGACTGGCTCATCGACTCCAAATCCGGCGTGGTGCTGCACGACAGGCTCATGACCGACGCGGCCCTCGGCGCGGCTCCCATCAAGACAGAACACTCCTACAGCCTACACTCCGACGTCGAATCAGCACCCTCATCGCCACACCACACCAAAGTCGACG ACATGGAAGACGAGTGTTACCCAGCAATGCCCGCCAGCGCTTGGAGCAGCCGACGGAGGTCCAGCGAGTCACCGCCACGGGAGGTCAAAATGGAGCCCAAATCCGAACCAGAGTCACCAGCGTCATCATGCCCACCATCTCCCACGCCAGGCACACCTGTCACACACTTGGACTATGTCATCGACCACACA ACGGGCACAATCCACATGCCGCAAGCAGTTCTCCAGAAAGTGGGCGCGGCGGGCGTGCCGCAGCTGTTGCTCAGCGCAGCACCCCGGCTGGCCAACTCGCTGTCCTCCAACAAGCTCTCCATCAAGGTCACGTCCAGCTCGGGAGCGTCAG GGTTCAACTTACCCCCGACGCCGCCGTCATCGCTATCATCATCCGACAGCGAAGGGGCTTTATCCCCCGAGCACGAGGGAGCCacccccgcgcccgccgccgcccccTCGCGCCGCAGCCACCTGTACGTGTCACACCACTCGCGCCAGCCCATCAATACGCCGCTCATTAGCAGCCAGCCG AAAGGCTCGACAGGCACGCTAATGCTGACGGAAGAAGAAAAGCGCACTCTCCTAGCCGAGGGCTACCCGGTGCCCACGCGCCTGCCGCTCACCAAGGCCGAGGAGAAGTCGCTCAAGAAGATACGgaggaaaattaaaaataag ATATCTGCACAAGAAAGCCGGCGCAAAAAGAAGGAATACATGGACCAGTTGGAGAGGAAGGTAGAAATTTTAGTATCAGAGAACTCAGACTACAGAAAAAGGGTCGAGACGTTGGAACAGAAGAATGCGAGTCTCCTCAGCCAGCTGGCCGCCTTGCAAGCGCTGGTCACGCGCGGCCGCAAGTGA